In the Nitratiruptor sp. YY09-18 genome, GATTAGCTAAGGGCTGATGATTGTGTGTAAAATTTTGCTAGATCTCTATAGGAAAACGGAGGTATGAAGTGGTGGCCAGGGGCGGAATCGAACCGCCGACACAGGGATTTTCAGTCCCTTGCTCTACCGACTGAGCTACCTGGCCGCTGATGTTGAATGAAATTATACCTCAAAATTTTAAAAATTAGCTTAAAACATACTGTTTGAATAACTCTCCACGCTCTTTGTAGCTGCTGAATTGATCGAGGCTGGCGCATGCTGGCGAGAGGAGGGCAACACTCTCTTTTGTATGCACTTTTTTTATCTCATTGACAGCAATATCTAGAGATCCAGCATATGTGCATGCAATGCCATAGTACTGTGCAAGCTCTACAATCTCTTTTGCAGCCTTACCAATGGCATAGATATGGACATTGTGGAGATGCTCAAAAAGAGGTGAGAGATCTACCCCTTTGCTATCACCGCCAAGTATAAGGTGGATTTTTTTATCACGGTAGCGCTTGAGTGCCTGCATGGTAGCATCGATATTGGTAGCTTTACTATCATCCACCCAAAGTCTCCCCTCACTATCATAAAACTCTTCCAATTTATGTGCATCTTGTCTAAAACTGTTGATAGCTTCATAATCACAGATATCAAAAACAATCTTTTGTACACTCAAAGCTAAAAGTGCATCGAGTAAAAATGGTTCATCAAGGGCTATCTTTGTCCTATCAATCTCCATCTTTGCGGCCAAGTCTTTACTATTTTCATATCCAATAACAAGGGCTTTTGATGGAGTGGAAGCATACTTTTGTGGAACTATTGCCACATCACCCTCACGCATATTGCTCAAAGGCTTTAGTTTCGCCTGCTCATACGCCTCCATGGATCCATGCCAGCTCAGATGATCAGGAGTGATTGGAAGGAGGAGGTAGATATTTGGCTTTGCGATTTTGGTGTAGTGGAGCGTGAAAGAACTTGTCTCAAGTATCCAAAATTTTGCATTGCTATCAAGCTTTGCAAGAGGTGTGCCTACATTTCCACCCATTTGCGCCTTTTTTTGTTGTAAGAGGTGATAAGTCATCTTCGTTGTGGTAGTTTTGCCATTTGTTCCACTAATCCATATGCTTGCGGGCATAACATTTGCAAAGTAGTCATACTCGCTTATGAGATTGCGAGATTTTTGGATGAGTGGATGGGATGGTGGGATACCGGGACTTGGAATTTGCAAAGTCGATTTGCTAGGATCAAATTGATTGGCCGGATAGTGCCAAAATCCTTGCTCATCTAAATATGCAGTGGAAATATCTTCAAAGAAAGCTGCTTTGCTCATGATCTGTGCAAGAGCTTGTGTAGTTTTGCCGCTTCCAAATAGAGCTATCATCAGCGTATCTTTAAGGTTATAAGAGCAATGAGATTAGAAATGAGCGCTATAATCCAAAAGCGCACAATGATTTTACTCTCATTCCAGTTTTTCTGTTCAAAATGATGATGGATCGGTGCCATCAAAAAGACCCGCTTTCCTCGCAACTTGAAGCTTGATACCTGGATAATGACACTGAGAGCTTCCATGACAAAAACAAGTCCAATGAGGATAAGGAGTATTTCACTCTTTGTAATGACTGCCATGTAACCGATAAAAGCTCCAAGAGGTAGACTCCCGCTATCTCCCATGAATACTTGCGC is a window encoding:
- the murD gene encoding UDP-N-acetylmuramoyl-L-alanine--D-glutamate ligase, which codes for MMIALFGSGKTTQALAQIMSKAAFFEDISTAYLDEQGFWHYPANQFDPSKSTLQIPSPGIPPSHPLIQKSRNLISEYDYFANVMPASIWISGTNGKTTTTKMTYHLLQQKKAQMGGNVGTPLAKLDSNAKFWILETSSFTLHYTKIAKPNIYLLLPITPDHLSWHGSMEAYEQAKLKPLSNMREGDVAIVPQKYASTPSKALVIGYENSKDLAAKMEIDRTKIALDEPFLLDALLALSVQKIVFDICDYEAINSFRQDAHKLEEFYDSEGRLWVDDSKATNIDATMQALKRYRDKKIHLILGGDSKGVDLSPLFEHLHNVHIYAIGKAAKEIVELAQYYGIACTYAGSLDIAVNEIKKVHTKESVALLSPACASLDQFSSYKERGELFKQYVLS